The genomic region GTAGAGCAGCACCCCGACGTTGATCTGCTCGCCGCGCTCGATGCGGGGCACCAGCCGGATGAGGGCGTACTCGAACGGATGCCTCATGCCACGCCCCCCGCCGGTAGCCAGTCCGCCCGGCTGGCGACCCGCCGCGACAGGTGCGCCACGTACGCCTCCCGCGCGCCGTCGGCCGAGTCGAAGTCGGCGGCGGTCAGCCATTCGGCCGGCACCAGCGCGAGCACCTCCCGCAGGAGGTCCGGGGTGACCCGGGGCGCAAGCTCGGCGTCGGCCTCGGCCATCCGTGACGCGTACGGCTCCAGCACGTGATCGTCCGCGCGGTAGGCACGGTGCACGGCGGCGTCGGCGCGCGGCCAGTTGTGGTGGAAGTACAGCGCGGCGCCGTGGTCGATGAGCCACAGCTCCCGGTGCCAGACCAGCAGGTTCGGGTTACGCCAGCTCCGGTCGACGTTCTCCACGTACGCGTCGAACCAGAGCACCCGCGAGGCCAGCGCCTCGTCGACGGGGTGCGCGACCGGGTCGAAGCCGAGCGCTCCCGGGAGGAAGTCCATCCCCAGGTTGGCGCCGCCGCTGTTGCGCAGCAGCTCCTGCACCTCCTGGTCGGGCTCGGCCCGCCCGATCACCGGGTCGATGTCGAGGACCACAAGCGGCGGCACCCGCAGTTCCAGGCGGCGGGCCAGCTCACCGCAGATCA from Micromonospora lupini harbors:
- a CDS encoding HipA family kinase; translated protein: MLRQVTAIRYVTPLREGGSLPGVVEADDLGTYVAKFRGAGQGPKALVAEVICGELARRLELRVPPLVVLDIDPVIGRAEPDQEVQELLRNSGGANLGMDFLPGALGFDPVAHPVDEALASRVLWFDAYVENVDRSWRNPNLLVWHRELWLIDHGAALYFHHNWPRADAAVHRAYRADDHVLEPYASRMAEADAELAPRVTPDLLREVLALVPAEWLTAADFDSADGAREAYVAHLSRRVASRADWLPAGGVA